The proteins below are encoded in one region of Methanofollis aquaemaris:
- a CDS encoding magnesium transporter, whose protein sequence is MRLGNGLGREERLFLTGFLALLVSTAIAVVAGSYLSSIRETLALLPGLLVLVPPTINMRGSISGVLASRLSSSMHLGEFAPDCRGGVLAENLHASFILTVATAIALGFIAKLAAWAFGIEVIPAGDLVLISVIAGILSGLIVMGFTVLVSVLSYRRGVDMDMIAAPAVTTLGDLVTIPVLAVTAVTVTALPMGWRMALLALVLVVAAVATVYSWMHGARAREIVSEILPLLVGLSVLGTIAGVTYTMDLDRLVSVGALLILIPPFAGICGSIGGILCSRLGTWMHLGLIGPSIRPSRAVGMQFVQSYLFTLILLPLMAALAHGAALLLGATSPGLLTMVGIAVGAGVVVMSIVNGIAYLTASISFRYGFDPDNFGIPVITSVIDLLGAVVLISVINLLL, encoded by the coding sequence ATGAGACTGGGAAACGGACTGGGGCGCGAAGAGCGCCTCTTCCTGACGGGCTTTCTGGCACTGTTGGTCAGCACAGCCATCGCCGTCGTCGCCGGGTCATATCTCTCCTCTATACGTGAGACTCTCGCTCTCCTCCCGGGCCTGCTCGTCCTCGTCCCCCCGACGATCAATATGCGCGGCAGCATCTCCGGGGTGCTCGCCTCACGTCTCTCTTCCTCGATGCACCTGGGCGAGTTCGCCCCTGACTGCCGGGGCGGCGTCCTTGCCGAGAACCTGCACGCCTCATTTATTCTCACGGTCGCCACCGCCATCGCCCTCGGGTTCATTGCAAAGCTTGCAGCCTGGGCGTTCGGGATCGAGGTGATCCCTGCCGGCGACCTTGTCCTCATCTCGGTGATCGCCGGGATCCTCTCCGGACTCATCGTGATGGGCTTCACGGTCCTGGTCTCGGTCCTCTCGTACCGGCGCGGGGTGGACATGGACATGATCGCCGCCCCGGCGGTGACGACCCTCGGCGACCTGGTCACGATCCCGGTGCTGGCCGTCACGGCGGTGACGGTCACCGCGCTCCCCATGGGGTGGAGGATGGCCCTCCTCGCCCTTGTCCTCGTTGTCGCCGCGGTTGCAACGGTGTACTCGTGGATGCACGGGGCGCGGGCAAGAGAGATCGTCTCCGAGATCCTGCCCCTCCTGGTCGGGCTCTCGGTCCTCGGGACGATCGCAGGGGTTACTTATACCATGGACCTCGACCGTCTCGTCTCTGTCGGAGCGCTTCTCATCCTCATCCCACCCTTCGCCGGGATCTGCGGATCGATCGGGGGGATCCTCTGCTCGCGCCTTGGAACCTGGATGCACCTCGGACTGATCGGCCCGTCCATCCGTCCCTCCCGCGCCGTGGGGATGCAGTTTGTCCAGAGTTATCTCTTCACCCTCATCCTCCTCCCGCTGATGGCCGCCCTCGCCCACGGCGCCGCCCTCCTCCTCGGGGCAACCTCGCCGGGTCTGCTCACGATGGTCGGGATCGCCGTCGGCGCGGGGGTCGTGGTGATGAGCATCGTCAACGGGATCGCCTATCTCACGGCCAGCATCTCGTTCAGGTACGGCTTTGACCCTGACAACTTCGGGATCCCGGTGATCACCTCGGTGATCGACCTGCTGGGGGCAGTGGTTCTCATCTCGGTGATCAACCTGCTCCTGTGA
- a CDS encoding anaerobic ribonucleoside-triphosphate reductase activating protein has protein sequence MNFGGFVPLSTVDWRGKAVCTVFLRGCPVRCHYCQNTAILEGKDEREVDEVLAMIRESTLLATGVVFSGGEATMQKEALLALAAGAKKMGLGVGLQTNGVYPGTIRALLEENLVDHIALDVKTTWRRYNNLLKQDFKERVQESLDLCTEASRRGALPEFEAVVTTFRGCEDEIRYIAQDAKGVDFVLQQGVIAGVAPLTFDELAAIADGLGRTVKIRTREDGEVVYEGRRIVRAESIDVSRIEQEHVR, from the coding sequence GTGAACTTCGGGGGCTTTGTCCCGCTCAGCACTGTGGACTGGAGGGGCAAGGCCGTCTGTACGGTCTTCCTGCGCGGTTGCCCGGTGCGGTGCCATTATTGCCAGAACACCGCGATCCTGGAAGGAAAAGACGAGCGGGAGGTCGACGAGGTACTCGCGATGATCCGGGAGTCCACCCTCCTGGCCACCGGCGTCGTCTTCTCGGGCGGCGAGGCGACGATGCAGAAAGAGGCCCTCCTCGCCCTGGCCGCGGGCGCGAAGAAGATGGGACTCGGCGTCGGTCTTCAGACCAACGGCGTCTATCCGGGCACCATCAGGGCCCTCCTCGAAGAAAACCTCGTCGACCACATCGCCCTCGATGTCAAGACCACATGGCGCCGGTACAACAACCTCCTCAAACAGGACTTCAAGGAGCGCGTGCAGGAGTCGCTCGACCTCTGCACGGAAGCCTCTCGCCGGGGCGCCCTCCCCGAGTTCGAGGCCGTGGTCACGACCTTCAGGGGATGCGAGGACGAGATCCGGTATATCGCACAGGACGCAAAAGGCGTCGACTTCGTCCTCCAGCAGGGCGTCATCGCCGGCGTCGCCCCCCTCACCTTCGACGAACTTGCGGCCATCGCCGACGGCCTGGGGCGGACCGTGAAGATCAGGACGCGAGAGGACGGCGAGGTCGTCTACGAGGGCAGACGGATCGTCAGGGCGGAGAGCATTGATGTCAGCAGGATCGAGCAGGAGCACGTAAGATGA
- a CDS encoding DHH family phosphoesterase, which translates to MVNQEDMIVYSLGPGCGLGEVEEGKVYAGIVQGFANFGTFVQLNARLKGLVHKSNIIGTHEEKEQIFVQVINIRNNGNIDLAEVAPTVYRVETVTRRVSVTGLGDLASQVGRDVTLEATVAQIKQTSGPTIFTLVDATGSGNAAAFVEAGVRAYPEVELGDSVFVVGEVMRRQNQLQIEVSAMEALTGEDAQRVHDRIEAALDARSEPEEIPLLIESEAMEQLRPEMRKVAKRIRRAVFEAQPIILRHHADADGISAAVAVEQAVVSLIKDEGNDLDTAYYLFKRSPSKAPFYEIEDITRDLDFALKDNVRFGQKLPLIVLMDNGSTEEDIPAMKVARVYDLPIIVVDHHHPDAIVDDYVVAHVNPYHVGADFGITAGMLGTEVARLIFPGVSDRIRHFPAVAGVGDRSEAPERQRYLDLIADEYTEDVCKDIALALDYEQFWLRFNDGREIVKDILNVDGERDLQDKIVNLLVEEANAAIENQMDASMPNVTEEMLPNGAYLFRIDVELFAHRFTFPPPGKTSGEIHDRLCRQHPGAPVVTLGFGPDFAVLRSRGVMMNIPQMVRELHDEIRGGGISGGGHLVVGSIKFVEGMREAALAGLVEKIGRVPVETSLPEQSED; encoded by the coding sequence ATGGTAAACCAGGAAGATATGATTGTATACTCTCTCGGCCCGGGTTGCGGGTTGGGGGAGGTCGAAGAGGGCAAGGTCTATGCCGGGATCGTGCAGGGCTTTGCGAACTTCGGCACTTTTGTCCAGTTGAATGCCAGGCTCAAAGGTCTGGTCCACAAGAGCAACATCATCGGCACCCACGAGGAGAAGGAACAGATCTTCGTGCAGGTCATCAACATCAGGAACAACGGGAACATCGATCTCGCCGAGGTCGCTCCCACGGTCTACCGCGTTGAGACGGTGACCAGACGGGTGTCGGTGACCGGGCTTGGCGACCTGGCCTCGCAGGTCGGGCGCGATGTCACCCTCGAGGCGACGGTCGCCCAGATCAAGCAGACGAGCGGGCCGACGATCTTCACCCTGGTCGACGCGACCGGGAGCGGGAACGCCGCGGCCTTTGTCGAGGCCGGCGTGCGCGCCTACCCTGAGGTCGAACTCGGCGACTCGGTCTTTGTCGTCGGCGAAGTGATGCGCCGGCAGAACCAGCTCCAGATCGAGGTCAGCGCCATGGAGGCCCTCACCGGCGAGGACGCACAAAGGGTTCACGACCGGATCGAGGCGGCGCTCGACGCGCGTTCCGAGCCCGAGGAGATCCCGCTCCTTATCGAGAGCGAGGCGATGGAGCAACTGCGCCCTGAGATGAGAAAGGTCGCCAAGCGGATCAGGCGCGCCGTCTTCGAGGCCCAGCCGATCATCCTCCGCCACCATGCCGATGCCGACGGGATCAGCGCGGCGGTCGCAGTCGAGCAGGCGGTGGTCTCTCTCATCAAAGATGAGGGCAACGACCTGGATACGGCATATTATCTCTTCAAGCGTTCGCCGTCGAAGGCGCCCTTCTATGAGATCGAGGACATCACGAGAGATCTCGACTTCGCCCTGAAGGACAACGTGCGGTTCGGGCAGAAGTTGCCGTTGATCGTCCTGATGGACAACGGGTCCACCGAAGAGGATATCCCGGCGATGAAGGTGGCCAGAGTCTATGACCTCCCGATCATCGTCGTCGACCACCACCACCCCGACGCGATCGTCGACGATTACGTCGTCGCTCATGTCAACCCCTATCATGTGGGTGCCGACTTCGGGATCACGGCCGGGATGCTCGGGACCGAGGTGGCACGGCTCATCTTCCCGGGTGTGAGTGACCGGATCAGACACTTCCCGGCGGTCGCCGGTGTGGGTGACCGGAGCGAGGCGCCGGAGAGGCAGCGCTACCTTGACCTCATCGCCGACGAGTACACCGAGGATGTCTGCAAGGACATCGCCCTGGCCCTGGACTACGAGCAGTTCTGGCTGCGGTTCAACGACGGCAGGGAGATCGTCAAGGACATCCTGAACGTGGACGGCGAACGGGATCTGCAGGACAAGATCGTCAATCTCCTGGTCGAGGAGGCGAACGCCGCCATCGAGAACCAGATGGATGCGTCCATGCCCAATGTCACCGAGGAGATGCTCCCGAACGGTGCGTATCTCTTCAGGATCGATGTGGAACTCTTTGCCCACAGGTTCACGTTCCCGCCGCCGGGCAAGACGTCAGGCGAGATCCACGACCGCCTCTGTCGGCAGCACCCCGGCGCACCGGTGGTCACGCTCGGCTTCGGCCCCGACTTTGCGGTGCTCCGTTCCCGCGGCGTGATGATGAACATCCCGCAGATGGTCAGGGAACTCCACGACGAGATCCGGGGCGGCGGGATCAGCGGCGGCGGTCACCTGGTGGTCGGGTCGATCAAGTTCGTCGAAGGGATGCGCGAGGCGGCGCTCGCCGGACTGGTCGAGAAGATCGGCCGCGTGCCGGTGGAAACGTCCCTGCCCGAGCAGTCCGAGGACTGA
- a CDS encoding AAA family ATPase has translation MKVIGIVGMPASGKGEFSKIAEARGIPVVVMGDVIRAAVVEAGLEMSDANMGKVSSDLRAEHGMGAIALKSIPFVEKQDAPIVVIDGIRGSAEVEIFREHFPAFLLVAVTASFETRFGRLKERGRVDDVDSAGALRIRDERELGWGLGEAMAMADVEIANESGMEEYTAKVARLIGAMEGCP, from the coding sequence ATGAAGGTCATCGGGATCGTCGGAATGCCGGCGAGCGGAAAAGGAGAGTTCTCAAAGATCGCAGAGGCCAGGGGCATCCCGGTCGTGGTGATGGGCGACGTGATCAGGGCCGCCGTCGTCGAGGCCGGGCTTGAGATGAGCGACGCCAACATGGGGAAGGTCTCCTCGGACCTCCGTGCGGAACACGGCATGGGGGCGATCGCTCTCAAGAGCATACCCTTCGTCGAGAAACAGGACGCACCCATCGTGGTCATCGACGGGATCCGGGGGAGCGCGGAGGTCGAGATCTTCAGGGAGCACTTCCCCGCGTTCCTCCTCGTCGCGGTCACGGCCTCGTTCGAGACGAGGTTCGGGCGCTTGAAGGAGCGGGGCCGCGTCGACGACGTCGACTCTGCCGGGGCCCTTCGCATACGCGACGAGCGCGAACTCGGGTGGGGCCTGGGCGAGGCGATGGCCATGGCCGATGTCGAGATCGCAAACGAAAGCGGCATGGAAGAATACACGGCAAAGGTCGCCCGTCTCATCGGGGCAATGGAGGGGTGTCCGTGA
- a CDS encoding sugar phosphate isomerase/epimerase family protein: MSVVPYFSSSSKVWESVEWVFGIEEVGYAGWEISADGNYRLDKPENKQAILDVVESTHLDVTVHAPYADLNLASINDPIWQESVRQICACVEHAADLTDRVTIHPGYLSPAGKLLPGKIWGLQKEALRLIGKCGEEHGVKACLENMINIPEFLCHDPDELLGITDGIEGVGVTFDLGHANTVRAVDGFLKQIDTADHIHIHDNHGSSDEHLALGDGTIDWEKVGRAVAAGYRGKVAVVEGRNLEEATRSLATFRRWFV; encoded by the coding sequence GTGAGCGTCGTTCCCTATTTCTCCTCATCTTCAAAGGTCTGGGAATCGGTCGAGTGGGTCTTCGGGATCGAGGAAGTCGGGTATGCTGGGTGGGAGATCTCAGCCGACGGCAACTACCGCCTCGATAAACCGGAGAACAAACAGGCCATCCTCGATGTCGTCGAGAGCACGCACCTCGACGTGACCGTGCACGCACCCTACGCCGATCTCAACCTCGCCTCGATCAACGACCCCATCTGGCAGGAGTCGGTGCGCCAGATCTGCGCGTGCGTCGAGCACGCCGCCGACCTCACCGACCGGGTCACCATCCACCCCGGTTATCTCTCGCCTGCGGGAAAACTCCTGCCCGGCAAGATCTGGGGCCTGCAAAAGGAAGCCCTCCGCCTGATCGGGAAGTGCGGCGAGGAACACGGGGTGAAAGCCTGTCTCGAAAATATGATCAACATCCCTGAGTTCCTCTGCCATGACCCCGACGAACTCCTCGGGATCACCGACGGGATCGAGGGGGTCGGCGTCACCTTCGACCTGGGCCATGCCAACACGGTCAGGGCGGTCGACGGGTTCCTCAAACAGATCGATACCGCCGACCACATCCATATCCACGACAACCACGGCAGTTCGGACGAGCACCTTGCCCTCGGTGACGGGACGATCGACTGGGAGAAGGTCGGGCGCGCCGTCGCAGCAGGGTACCGGGGAAAGGTCGCCGTCGTCGAGGGACGCAACCTTGAAGAGGCGACACGAAGCCTTGCAACCTTCAGGAGGTGGTTCGTATAG
- the rnz gene encoding ribonuclease Z, translated as MAGETLQVYFLGTAGALPTPNRNPPCIMVRRGSDTLLFDCGEGAQQQMMRARTGFLVDAVFITHWHADHFLGVLGLVQTMSFNGRTEPLIIYGPEGVYEFVEHMQQLGRTKLSFDLQPVRLGPGSTVRFDGYQVDAFATCHGMPSLGYVLREDGRPGRFNREKAIELGVPPGPLFGRLQRGEAVTVEHEGEKVTVTPEEILGRARSGRTIIYTGDTRPLHHGPRDGLEDADLLIHDATFDDTERQRASEVYHSTSGEAGEAAAALEAHALALVHISSRYTSTANHIQDARKRFEGEVIAPPDLTMVEIPFRE; from the coding sequence ATAGCCGGCGAGACTCTGCAGGTCTACTTCCTCGGCACCGCCGGGGCGCTTCCCACGCCGAACCGCAACCCGCCCTGCATCATGGTGAGGCGAGGCTCGGACACCCTCCTCTTCGACTGCGGGGAAGGGGCCCAGCAGCAGATGATGCGGGCGCGGACCGGGTTCCTGGTGGACGCCGTCTTCATCACTCACTGGCATGCCGACCACTTCCTGGGCGTGCTCGGTCTTGTCCAGACGATGTCGTTCAATGGCAGGACCGAGCCGCTCATCATCTACGGGCCGGAGGGCGTCTACGAATTTGTCGAGCATATGCAGCAACTCGGCAGGACCAAACTCAGTTTCGACCTCCAGCCGGTCAGGCTCGGTCCGGGCTCGACGGTGCGCTTCGACGGCTACCAGGTGGATGCCTTTGCCACCTGTCACGGGATGCCGAGCCTCGGCTATGTCCTCAGGGAGGACGGGAGGCCGGGCAGGTTCAACCGGGAGAAGGCGATCGAACTCGGCGTCCCGCCGGGTCCGCTCTTCGGCAGGCTCCAGCGGGGCGAGGCGGTGACGGTGGAACATGAGGGAGAGAAGGTGACGGTCACGCCCGAAGAGATCCTGGGCCGGGCGCGCTCAGGACGGACGATCATCTATACCGGAGACACGAGGCCCCTCCACCACGGGCCGCGCGACGGTCTGGAAGATGCGGATCTCCTCATCCACGATGCCACCTTCGACGATACCGAGCGGCAACGGGCGAGCGAGGTCTATCATTCCACGTCAGGGGAGGCCGGCGAAGCGGCGGCGGCACTGGAAGCGCACGCTCTGGCCCTCGTTCATATCAGCTCGCGCTACACGTCAACGGCAAACCATATACAGGATGCACGAAAGAGGTTTGAAGGCGAAGTGATCGCACCACCGGACCTGACGATGGTCGAGATTCCTTTCAGAGAGTGA
- a CDS encoding 4Fe-4S binding protein: MHSGSSPLQKSRKSLEHLLHTEGVDLYATLAAAECSAPEGYHPRNLLPSAKTVIIFGLEIPTETFSLASREKTGRLHRVIGRLDEIAFLLVKALEDEGYRSIAVPSFFPVRVRDRRIMGYLSLKHLAAEAGMGSIGRNTLLITSRSGNRVALGAVVTEKELHVERPAVSPPRCRRCNRCIKACPTGALNEEGVDVLRCRNVTHAIPAPVRPLFGVLFESRAGAPLTEWLVNRMARDAEMVCSRCLTACPYFREGGGG; the protein is encoded by the coding sequence ATGCACTCCGGATCCTCTCCTCTCCAGAAATCCAGAAAATCCCTCGAACATCTTCTCCACACCGAGGGAGTAGACCTCTACGCCACCCTGGCCGCGGCCGAATGCTCTGCACCGGAGGGGTATCATCCCCGGAACCTATTGCCCTCCGCAAAAACCGTCATAATCTTCGGACTGGAAATCCCGACGGAGACATTCTCGCTCGCGAGCAGAGAGAAGACCGGGCGGCTGCACCGCGTCATCGGACGCCTTGACGAGATCGCTTTTTTGCTTGTGAAAGCACTCGAGGACGAGGGATACCGTTCCATCGCAGTTCCGTCTTTCTTCCCGGTGCGGGTGCGGGACAGGAGGATCATGGGGTATCTCTCCCTGAAGCATCTGGCCGCAGAAGCGGGTATGGGGAGCATCGGGCGGAACACGCTCCTCATCACCTCGCGGTCCGGAAATCGCGTGGCGCTCGGTGCGGTGGTGACGGAGAAGGAGTTGCACGTGGAGAGACCGGCGGTGTCGCCGCCCCGATGCCGCCGGTGCAACCGGTGCATCAAGGCCTGCCCTACGGGGGCGTTGAATGAAGAGGGAGTGGACGTTCTCCGCTGCAGGAACGTGACCCATGCGATCCCGGCGCCGGTGCGACCCCTCTTCGGCGTCCTCTTCGAGAGCCGCGCCGGAGCGCCCCTGACTGAGTGGCTGGTCAACCGCATGGCCCGGGACGCAGAGATGGTCTGCAGCCGGTGCCTGACGGCGTGTCCATATTTTCGAGAGGGCGGTGGCGGTTGA
- a CDS encoding sensor histidine kinase encodes MLFLIASSMDAFELLVGFTRTYEQWELDEFLTAALLLSVGLTIFSLRRWKELKIEIQARKKIQERLKFAIEGGSLGVWDWNVATGELLIIHDWINDRSFPSPEEETHVSTLEQRIHPEDYLLLVKSMEEVKDDAMLYYEAECRERCQLGTWRWVNVIGKVTARDEEGRPIRATGIARDVTEMHRTRKALDEANKKLDLLYSITRHDLLNQISIIAAYMGLIEDEMGGNETFRGYVRHVATATSTIRDQVVFMQDYESMGVKAPAWQCVGKIARFAGEQASHGDLEIDILTGRVEVFADPLFEKVIFNLVDNTVRHGEGTTAFRVSFHEENDKGIIVFEDDGKGIPAGLKEQIFSRGFGRQDSGLGLFLVREILGITGMSIREKGEEGKGARFEIVVPAGGFRKDHP; translated from the coding sequence ATGCTCTTTTTGATCGCCTCATCTATGGACGCCTTCGAACTCCTGGTGGGGTTCACCAGAACATACGAACAATGGGAACTCGACGAGTTCCTCACCGCGGCCCTCCTCCTCTCGGTCGGACTCACCATCTTCTCCTTGAGGCGGTGGAAAGAACTCAAGATCGAGATACAGGCACGGAAAAAGATACAGGAACGATTGAAATTCGCCATCGAAGGCGGATCCCTCGGTGTCTGGGACTGGAACGTCGCAACAGGCGAGTTGTTAATAATTCATGACTGGATAAATGACCGGTCCTTCCCGTCCCCGGAGGAGGAGACACACGTATCGACCCTTGAACAACGCATCCATCCTGAAGATTACCTTCTGCTGGTGAAGAGTATGGAAGAGGTCAAGGATGACGCCATGCTCTACTATGAGGCCGAGTGCCGGGAACGATGCCAACTCGGAACATGGCGGTGGGTGAATGTCATTGGAAAGGTGACGGCCCGCGACGAGGAGGGCCGTCCCATCAGGGCGACCGGCATTGCCAGGGATGTTACCGAGATGCACCGGACCAGGAAGGCCCTCGATGAGGCGAACAAAAAACTCGACCTCCTGTACAGCATCACCAGGCACGATCTCCTCAACCAGATCAGCATCATTGCCGCCTATATGGGACTGATCGAGGATGAGATGGGGGGAAACGAGACATTCAGGGGATATGTCAGACATGTGGCCACCGCGACCTCGACGATCAGGGACCAGGTCGTCTTCATGCAGGACTACGAAAGCATGGGCGTGAAAGCACCGGCATGGCAGTGCGTGGGGAAAATCGCCAGGTTTGCAGGAGAGCAGGCGTCCCATGGGGATCTGGAGATCGATATACTCACCGGTCGAGTTGAGGTCTTCGCAGACCCCCTCTTCGAGAAGGTCATCTTCAATCTCGTGGACAATACCGTCCGCCACGGGGAGGGGACCACGGCGTTCAGGGTCTCATTCCATGAAGAGAACGACAAGGGCATCATCGTCTTCGAGGACGACGGCAAGGGCATCCCCGCAGGCCTCAAGGAGCAGATCTTCTCCAGAGGTTTCGGCCGGCAGGACTCCGGGCTCGGTCTCTTCCTCGTCAGGGAGATCCTCGGCATCACCGGCATGTCCATCAGGGAGAAGGGAGAAGAAGGGAAGGGCGCGAGGTTCGAGATCGTCGTGCCCGCCGGAGGGTTCAGGAAAGACCATCCGTAG
- the thiC gene encoding phosphomethylpyrimidine synthase ThiC — MGLIEDAKRGIVTEEMKIVAEKEGVTEDFVRRGVAEGHITIPVSPYREIKICGIGEGLRTKVNASIGTSTDFVDIDMEIEKARQAELAGADTLMELSTGGDFLEIRRRVIEATTLSVGSVPLYQAFIEAAQKKGGVVFMDPDDLFRITAEQAKLGTNFMAIHTGINLETMKRLQNQGRHGGLVSRGGAFMTAWMLHNEQENPLYAEFDYLLEILKEHEVTLSFGNGMRAGAVHDATDRAQLQELIINAELADKANDFGVQTIIEGPGHIPLDEIQANVVVQKRVTNRKPFYMLGPLVTDIAPGYDDRVAAIGASLSSAYGADFICYVTPAEHLALPTPEEVYEGVMSSRIAAHVGDMIKLKKRGDDLEMGHARRDLDWDRQFAVAMNPERAKKIRDERMPADTDGCTMCGDYCALKIVNKNFNF; from the coding sequence ATGGGATTGATTGAGGACGCAAAACGCGGCATCGTCACCGAAGAGATGAAGATCGTCGCAGAGAAGGAAGGCGTCACCGAGGACTTTGTCAGGCGCGGCGTGGCCGAGGGCCACATCACCATCCCGGTCTCTCCGTACCGGGAAATTAAGATCTGCGGTATCGGCGAGGGGCTCCGCACCAAGGTGAACGCCTCCATCGGAACCTCAACAGATTTCGTGGACATCGACATGGAGATCGAGAAGGCGCGGCAGGCCGAACTCGCCGGCGCCGATACCCTCATGGAACTCTCCACCGGCGGCGACTTCCTGGAGATCAGGCGCCGGGTCATCGAGGCGACGACTCTCTCCGTGGGGAGCGTGCCCCTGTACCAGGCCTTCATTGAGGCCGCACAGAAGAAGGGCGGCGTCGTCTTCATGGACCCCGACGACCTCTTCAGGATCACCGCCGAACAGGCGAAACTCGGCACGAACTTCATGGCCATCCACACCGGGATCAACCTGGAGACGATGAAGAGACTCCAGAACCAGGGTCGGCACGGCGGCCTGGTCTCCCGCGGCGGTGCGTTCATGACCGCATGGATGCTCCACAACGAGCAGGAGAACCCGCTCTATGCCGAGTTCGACTACCTCCTGGAGATCCTCAAGGAGCACGAGGTCACCCTCTCCTTCGGCAATGGCATGCGGGCCGGCGCCGTCCACGACGCCACCGACCGGGCGCAACTCCAGGAACTGATCATCAACGCCGAACTCGCCGACAAGGCCAACGACTTCGGCGTGCAGACGATCATCGAAGGGCCGGGCCACATCCCGCTCGACGAGATCCAGGCGAACGTCGTCGTCCAGAAGCGGGTCACCAACAGGAAGCCCTTCTACATGCTCGGCCCCCTGGTCACCGACATCGCCCCCGGCTACGACGACCGGGTCGCCGCGATCGGCGCTTCCCTCTCCTCGGCCTACGGCGCCGACTTCATCTGCTACGTCACTCCGGCAGAGCACCTCGCCCTCCCCACCCCCGAGGAGGTCTACGAAGGCGTGATGAGTTCGAGGATCGCCGCCCATGTCGGCGACATGATCAAACTCAAGAAGCGCGGCGACGACCTCGAAATGGGCCATGCCCGCCGCGACCTCGACTGGGACCGGCAGTTCGCGGTCGCCATGAACCCTGAGCGTGCGAAGAAGATCAGGGACGAGCGGATGCCCGCCGACACCGACGGCTGCACGATGTGCGGCGATTACTGCGCCCTCAAGATCGTCAACAAGAATTTCAACTTCTAA
- a CDS encoding potassium channel family protein, giving the protein MMEVEYQPTSLKDVLIEMKDISELMVDLAYSAILFESRDIAGEVGNLEEIMNRHVYQARISAMLGARRVEEAESMSGLLQIAESAERISNSASEVAKLILKGAKFPQKLRDALPAAEEVTVRVEVQQESALAGQTLGEVKLQSRSGMRVIAIRRGNGWIYDPDKYSQVAAGDILLAKGLEAGIPPFHIMAGVVQEAKREAAKAGYVDDLDRAVALMIEMKNLSELAVGLAYTSLLFTNEDVAQEVVALDERMEDMRYQFDLWVLEASKRIENVEYLRGLLYLSSFAETISDAASAIAEVLLRDIEIPPVFRLIVRESDEIITHLKVKNGSALAGRSLKEASLATVTGMVVLAVKRGGERWKYRPGRDERLHAGDSIIAKGRRDGEERLASLCSGENT; this is encoded by the coding sequence ATGATGGAAGTCGAATATCAGCCGACCAGCCTCAAGGATGTCCTCATCGAGATGAAGGATATCTCTGAACTGATGGTTGACCTCGCCTATTCTGCCATTCTTTTTGAAAGCCGGGACATCGCCGGCGAGGTGGGGAACCTTGAAGAGATCATGAACCGGCATGTCTACCAGGCCCGCATCTCGGCGATGCTCGGGGCGCGGCGGGTGGAGGAGGCCGAGTCGATGAGCGGGCTGTTGCAGATCGCAGAGTCGGCCGAGCGGATCTCGAACTCGGCCTCCGAGGTCGCAAAACTCATTCTGAAAGGAGCCAAGTTCCCGCAGAAACTCAGGGACGCCCTGCCCGCGGCCGAGGAGGTCACGGTGCGGGTCGAGGTCCAGCAGGAGTCGGCCCTTGCCGGCCAGACGCTGGGCGAGGTGAAACTGCAGAGCAGATCGGGGATGCGCGTCATCGCCATCAGGCGGGGGAACGGATGGATCTACGATCCCGACAAGTACTCGCAGGTCGCCGCCGGCGACATCCTCCTTGCAAAAGGGCTTGAGGCAGGCATCCCCCCCTTCCACATCATGGCCGGAGTGGTCCAGGAAGCGAAGAGAGAAGCGGCAAAGGCCGGATATGTCGACGACCTCGACCGCGCCGTCGCCCTGATGATCGAGATGAAGAACCTCTCCGAACTCGCGGTCGGACTTGCATACACCTCTCTCCTCTTCACCAACGAGGACGTGGCCCAGGAGGTCGTCGCCCTCGACGAAAGGATGGAGGATATGCGTTATCAGTTCGACCTGTGGGTTCTTGAGGCTTCAAAGAGGATCGAGAACGTGGAATATCTCCGCGGCCTCCTCTATCTCTCCTCCTTTGCCGAGACCATCTCGGATGCGGCCTCCGCGATCGCCGAAGTGCTCCTCAGGGACATCGAGATCCCCCCGGTCTTCAGGCTGATCGTGCGCGAGTCGGACGAGATCATCACCCACCTCAAGGTGAAGAATGGTTCCGCCCTTGCCGGCCGGAGCCTCAAGGAGGCGTCGCTTGCGACCGTCACCGGCATGGTCGTGCTGGCGGTCAAACGCGGCGGAGAACGCTGGAAGTATCGTCCCGGCCGCGACGAACGGCTCCATGCCGGCGATAGTATTATCGCAAAAGGGAGAAGAGACGGCGAAGAACGTCTTGCATCTCTTTGTTCAGGTGAGAATACATAA